Below is a genomic region from Streptosporangiales bacterium.
TGATGGTGCGCCCGTCGACCGACGGCGGTGACCTCGTCCTCGTCCACGCGATCGGCGTGCACGGTCTGCTCCTGCTCGCGGTGCCGGCCGTGCTGCTCACCGGTACGGCGATGCGCCTGCGCCGCCAGCTGCGGACGGTCGCCGTCATGGTGGCGAGCGTCGGCACGGCGATGGTCCTGCTGCTCGTCCACGCGTTCCGGCAGTTGCCACTCGACCAGTTGCACCCGGTCACGCTCGCAGTCCTCGCGGGCTGCGCCGTGGCTCTCGGCGCCGCGTACCTCAGCGTCGCGGCCGCCCTGCTCAGACGACGCACCACCACACCCCAGGAGGTCTGACCATGCGACTCAGTATCAGCGTCACCAACTTCTCGTGGCGAGACGGTGACCTCGGCACGCGCCTCGCGCAGATCGCCCAGGCCGCCGACAGAGGCGGGATCGACGCCGTCTGGGTCGCCGACCACCTGCTCCAGGCCGACCCGTACGGCGCGCGGCCGGGAGAGACCGAGATGCTTGAGGCGTACACCGCCCTCGGGTTCCTCGCCGGGGTCACCGAGCGGGTGCAGCTCGGCACGATGGTGACCGGCGTGACGTTCCGGCCGCCGGCGCTGCTGGTCAAGGCCGTCACCACGCTCGACGTACTGTCGAAGGGCCGCGCGGTGCTCGGCATCGGCGCCGGCTACGAGGCCGACGAGGCGGCCGCGATGGGGCTGCACATGCCGCCGATCCCGGAGCGGTTCGACCGGCTGGAGGAGACGCTGCGGATCGCCAAGCAGATGTGGGCGGGCGACGAGTCTCCGTTCGAGGGCACGCACTACACGCTCACCGCCCCGGTCGGCAGCCCGGCGCCGGTCTCCCGCCCGCACCCGCCGATCCTCGTCGGCGGCACGGGGGAGCGCCGCACGCTGCCGCTGGTCGCGAGGTACGCGGACGCGTGCCACGTGTTCGACATCCCTGACGGCGGCGCGACCGTGCGGCACAAGCTCGGCGTGCTCGCCAAGCTCTGCGACGAGATCGGGCGGCCGTACGACGAGATCGAGAAGACGATCGCCACCCGCCTCGCGGAAGGCGAGTCCGCCGAGGCGTTCGTCGCCCGGTGCGAGAGCTTCGTCGACCTCGGCATCGACCACGTGTCCCTC
It encodes:
- a CDS encoding TIGR03560 family F420-dependent LLM class oxidoreductase, which translates into the protein MRLSISVTNFSWRDGDLGTRLAQIAQAADRGGIDAVWVADHLLQADPYGARPGETEMLEAYTALGFLAGVTERVQLGTMVTGVTFRPPALLVKAVTTLDVLSKGRAVLGIGAGYEADEAAAMGLHMPPIPERFDRLEETLRIAKQMWAGDESPFEGTHYTLTAPVGSPAPVSRPHPPILVGGTGERRTLPLVARYADACHVFDIPDGGATVRHKLGVLAKLCDEIGRPYDEIEKTIATRLAEGESAEAFVARCESFVDLGIDHVSLVTTGPWTDESVATLVAAAPGIARLGR